The Helianthus annuus cultivar XRQ/B chromosome 11, HanXRQr2.0-SUNRISE, whole genome shotgun sequence region TAATATTTTCATAATTAACTTGACTATTTACATATAATTATAAAAGTTTGTGGTTCGAATTATGTACATACAAAGAAGATTGTTCACAAAGATGTGACGTGAAGACAAGATATATGCTTTCGGACAAGAATCGGACCTTAAAGATTGCAGACTTCAGGTTGCTCGTGTAGAGGCATGAAACCCGAATGACATGATCGGTGAAACCGAAACTTTATGTTAAACATCGCCAACTAAATAACAAAACTTGAGTTAACATGTACGGAAATTAACTCGTTTTTGCACCTACTCATCCTAGTTGGATAAGACGTTATCGTAATCTTGAATGTACACCTAATCTAAATGATGTGAATTTTAGAAAGCTGTCTTAGGGGAGACGGATACACTACTAGTTGTATAATATATGTGATGGTAGTATTATCAATGAACAAGATTACTCTCATTCCTCACTAGTTTCTTTTATAAATAAGTgttaaatgttattttagtcTCTATGGTTTGAGTCATTTTGACAGTTCAgttcaaaggtttgaaacgttaccattttagtccagaTAGTTttaaacgttgccattttagctTACTGAgttaactccatctattttttcgttaactagaagggtaatttgatcattttatatgtaatttcgTTAACTAGAAGAATAATTCAGCCATACAAAATGATCGAACTGCCAttctagttaacagaaaaaatagatgaaattaatttaatagaataaaataacaacgtttcaaacctttgaactaaactgctTAAATGACccactaaaatgacatttaactttATAAATAATGGTCACAACTTTTGTCATTAACCTTTACATGAATATAACACACTTGGAATTTTATATGCGTGGGTGAACGGGAAAGGCTCTGGCCACGGATTGCCAGCATGGAATACCTTCCTACCGTCAGATCATTCAATCTCAAAATTCAAACAAGCAATCTGCGTCCACTATATAAACCCTATTTCCCCTCTATTTTTTCACCACCACACTAACTCAAACTCAAACTCAAACTCAAACTTCAATCAATGGAGTCAGGAAAAGCAACGAAAGCCGCCGGAGGAAGAAAAGGCGCCGGAGAGAGGAAGAAGTCTGTCACAAAGTCCGTCAAAGCCGGTCTCCAGTTCCCCGTCGGAAGAATCGCTAGGTTTTTGAAAAAAGGCCGATATGCTCAACGAACCGGATCCGGAGCTCCGATCTACCTTGCTGCTGTTCTAGAATACCTAGCTGCTGAGGtatgaatttgaattgttttatTCCAGTTTCAGATCTGTGAATCAACGATTGATTTGTGTTTTGAATTGAATTTTAGGTTTTGGAGTTGGCTGGAAACGCAGCGAGAGATAACAAGAAGACAAGGATAAACCCTAGACACTTGCTATTGGCTGTTAGGAACGATGAGGAATTGGGGAAATTGCTTGCTGGTGTTACCATTGCCAGTGGAGGTGTGTTGCCCAATATCAATCCGGTTCTTTTGCCCAAGAAGTCTTCTTCTGCTGCTGAGGCTGAGAAGACCCCCAAATCTAAAAAGTCGCCTAAAAAGGCTTAGATACATGTCTGTGATTACAGCTGTGTCGAAGCATAACCCTCTTTTGGCAATGTAACTATTTCGTAGTCTTGATATGATGAATGGATATCCCCTTTATAACGATTTCTAGATTTTCAAGCTTATTTTAATTGACATAAATGTTACTAATTGACATGTCAATATAAGAGATGATGATTAGTAATCTAACAATATCAACTTTAATTTATTAATGATAAGTGTTTTATAGTTACACCTTTCTTTTTGAACGGCTTAAATTATATCAATTTTGTTCATCTTTGACAAGGCTTGAATCGTTAACCTAATGTATTATTTCAGCTTCTATTTGTGCAAATACTTGTAGCTTAAGTGACATACTGGATTGTATGGATAAGTTATATTCACATATTTGATTGACTAGACTTGTTATACAGTAGCTACAAGTCAAACTTGAACTTTGTGTATTATGAATGAAATAGGCCGACTGTGTGTTCTAGTAAGTTAAAAAAATTTGACTTTGTTTCCTTCTCATCGGACATTATTGTAGAAATGCCCATCGTTTTTCATTCCCATGGGAAATGGTGTGGGGCATTATCAAACCCTTTCACACCCCTATAACGCTCATTACGCATGACTTTAAATTCCAATGTTTTTAAGTGAAATTAATTGAACCAAACATTAAAATGACAAAAACTCTTTTAGAAAAAACCACGTGAAATCCCCCAACCTGTGGCCTAGTGCTAGGAATTTTGAGTTTTCTCAACatagactcaagttcaattccatTTGTGTCATATTGGGGTGGGTACATGCAATGAAGGATTTGGACTAGGCCTTGTGTGAGGTCGTCAGTTCGATTCCTGAGCCCAACCAGGTTTTCGTTCCACCGTGTGTTATGACAGAGAGTTTTGCTCTTGTGGTGACACAACGACTGTTAAGTGGCAGCCGGCGGTATGGTTTCACAGGAAACACTAAAAAAGCTAAACTTTGAAGCCACGTGACATGCATGTGATAGATAAAAAACCACTGTTCAATGTCTTTGACGAACGTCAAGTTAAGAACGGACCCGATGCATTTGTTTCTCTGTCAATTACGCAAATGAAAAACTCATGGGGCCAAGTTAAAAACATAAAACTTTAGGGACTGAATCTGAGCATCTTCTATTTCCTGCTTTTCTTCTCGCTCACGTTCATATAGAACAGCACAGCCTGACTGCCTGAGGGTTTTTGTAGTTAGGGTTCTACACTCGAACATCCGAGACGCAAATCCTGTATCCTAATCATGAGGCGTATTTTGGTAAGATCATATCACCTACTTCTATAATTTTTGGTTGGAGGTATTTGATGACTTGCACCATTTGGTACCAATCGTGTTAATTACGTTCATTGTTCATCATTTTGCAGAGAAATTCTTCATTGTTTAAAGATAAGTCGTTCATCCGTTTAGTAGCATTGGCTGCTGCGGGTTCAGGGGTCGCCTATGGACTTGGTTCTGGTCAGTGGCTCGATAATTCTATACATAATCAAAATTTTAGGTTTATTACTGCACTGTTTCTTTAGTTGGAGTTAATTTTCTTAGTTCTTTTTATCAATTATCTATGTTAGATCTAGGTATACTGATTGAGATATTGTTATGCCTGTTTGGAATTATCTGTCTCCCAATTTGGATTTTGGACTCTGATTGTTGAATGGATGGAGTATGATTAGGTTTAAGCATTGAAAAGCTAGACACACTCAGGCGCAATCCCCTGTGCGTCTGACGGTTTCAGGCGATGGGTGTACAGAGGTTCATTTGAGGTACTGGAAAAAACGAACTGAGGTTCAGTCATGAGGTGCGCCTCTTGTAAACGGGGATATTTTGGGCGTTAGGATGTTGTACATTTAGCTTTTTAGTTGTACATATAGGAATGCGTGCGCTTTGTGCCTTGCGCCTCAGCTTTGGGGACCCTATTGCCTTGGTGCACTTCACGCTTCATATAACCAAGGATCAAGGTAGTCAAAGGTGCAGGAGCAGCCATACCGCTTTGCGTGCATCACGGCAATCCAGCCAGATTTCAGCCCAATTCTGGTCAGAAATGCCCTGGAACCAGCCTAACAATCTAAACTAGCCCTAAACCATTCTAAAACACCCTTAGTGCCTTGAATGCGCCTAGAGCTTTCGACCACCTAGctaaggatgtgactggtcatagttgttaatagcgaccatagcggtcgctatagcgcGCTTTATGGCGATGCGACTATGTGTCGCTAAGTTGGTCATGGCGATGAATAGCGATTTTAGCGAcagttattattttttaaaattttttttttatttttttaatgttataaagggttatagctataaaatagctagatttataggtttttgttaaatatacatgtaaaatagcatatatacaagggtattttgatgtaatatacatataaaaattttcaaaattctttttctagtgtaatcgctatttataaaattgCCGTCAGCCAtgccttgtcgctattcgctatcgacaaCTATGTGACTGGTAGTTTTTAGCGATCTTGATTGGTGTGGATTGAATTGTATCTTGTCGACTATCAATGGCATTGCGATTATTATAATGTATTCACTCTTCAGTACACTTTAGATTCATATTACTGTTGATTACTTAATTTTAAGTTAACAAATCTAACCATATAGATAGAATTTAGTATTATTgctttgatttataaaagaataaAACTGGATTTGGGATCACAGCTTACCTATATCTAGAGTGGCAGGAGATCTTCTTTACATTTGCTTCTCTTAAaatcattagtttttttttttttttttcttctcattttAACATCTTCTGTACATTATTACTTTATTATTATATGGTGCGAACGAGAAAGTCGATTTAAGCTATCTATATACAAAACAATTTACTTCAAATAGGTTAATACTAATAGAATGATCTCAAAACCTCAAAAGTTGTAGAAGACGGCATGCCACATACTTCGGACCAAATATTTGAGCAGAACAACTTTGTCAGGAAATAAAAGTGATTTAGTTTCCATCATTGCTAGAAATTCAGAAAGGTATTTTTGTGATGGAACATGTGGTCTAGTGTTTGTCATTGCTTTGATTTTATGAGAAAGACTGCAAGAGTGATTCACCTTTTATTGCAAGTATGATGAATTTAGCTTTTACTCTTTTAGTGGGGTCAACTACTGAACAGATTATTGGTTAGTGCTTATTTCACACATTGTCAATTACCCTTCGTTAGAAGCAACACATAAATTTTTTTGATCTTCCTTCTTTTAACTGTTATACATGTTTTTAATCACCTTGCATTTATGTACATCTGACGTTTCCATGCACTTACCGTAGATTGGTCCTCAAGAGTTTCCATTCAGGCACTACCGCATTACACATTTTCTCCCAACTCTCTGTTTCCTTCCTTAGCTCCTTCAAGATATGGTCTGTAATTATATTCATTTTCTCAACTATTGTTATTATTTTCTGTTATTTTTTATGTCATCAACCTTTTGATCAGTTTCATGGATTTCTTGCAGTAAACGCTCCTTTATCTTTTTCTAGCGTTAGCTCAGCGTCTGAAGCTGATGTAAATAAAGAATCCCCAAAACCCTGCTGTGGGTGTTTGGGGCGGGATACAATTGCCAATGCTGCTGCTAGAGTTGGTCCTGCTGTTGTCAATCTTTCAGTTCCCAAAGGTTTGTTTTGTAACAATATAAAATGCAAATTGAAGGATGTGTCGACCTTGTTGTTTTTGGGCGAAATTATCATATTTACTCAAAAACTGATAAAAAGCTACAAAACACTTACACTGGATCATAGATCCTACTTAGATTAAACCTTTCATTTGGAAAATGATTGATAGTTGTTTGAAGGTTTCCATGGAATGACCGTGGGAAAGAGCATTGGATCTGGAACCATAATAGATGGTGATGGTACCATATTGACATGTGCACACGTGGTGGTTGATTTTCAAGGCTTTACATCTTCATCCAAAGGAAAGGTAACACCATAGTCTTCACTACTTATTTAACTAATTCTTACATTAGATAGGTTAAAACTGGTAACTTTTGTTACAGGTTGAAACATGGTTGACTCGAAACACTTTTTGTCCAAAGTTTGACTGTCACTGCATTATCTGTTGCAGGTTGATGTGACATTACAAGATGGGCGTAGTTTCGAAGGTACAGTGGTAAATGCAGATTTGCATTCTGATATAGCTATCGTCAAAATAAATTCTAAAACTCCTCTCCCTACTGCAAAGCTCGGGTCTTCAAGTTCACTGCGTCCTGGTGATTGGGTTGTAGCCCTTGGATGTCCCCTTTCCCTTCAAAACACAATTACAGCTGGCATTGTAAGGTAAGCGAGAAATTAGGCATCATCCTAAGTGTATTATAATAATAATCTATGTTAGTCTTTTTAGTGGTGGATAATATAAGTGGCAATTACGAGACGTTTACTTGCTGGGTTGTGTTACATCTCAAACCTTAAAGGGGTCCGGGTCGAACGGGTTGAAATTCACCTAAAGTCTATCGTTAATGCTTACAACTTTCTAAGTCGTTTTGTTCAGATGTTAGATACTCGTTGTAATGATTGTTTTTGTAAACATATGTAACAATATTTATGTTAGAAGTTTGTAATGGCAATCTGTATTTGTGGGTCAACCCGATCTGACCCCTTTTGATCGGTGGTAAAAATGTACCTGTTTCATTCCCAGCTTGTTGTGAACCATTACCCAATCCACCACCTCTAGTGTATAAGATAGTGGAAAGATTACTAAACTGACACTTTTGTGCAAATATATTCTCTTTTTTTAAGTTGTGTTGATCGTAAGAGTAGTGATCTGGGTCTCGGAGGAATGCGGAGAGAGTATTTGCAGACTGATTGTGCCATCAACGCGGTACTGAAAATTTAGATTATTATATAATCTGTGAATTTGTATTGGTTTCTATAAGCTGATTAACAGTTTAGtaagttttttcttttttttttttcgtttgtAACTGGAATCGAATCTTTCTTGATCTTGTTGGTATAGGGTAATTCTGGTGGACCACTTGTTAATATTGATGGAGAAGTTATAGGTGTTAACATCATGAAAGTGTTGGCAGCTGATGGATTGAGCTTTTCTGTCCCAATCGATTCGGTTTCCAAAATCATAGAGCATTTCAAAACAAAGGGGTAAAAAATACATAACTTTCTTCGCTTAATTGATAGTAGTTTAATTTGGTTGCTGGATCTTTATTCAGGAGAGTTGTGAGACCTTGGCTTGGTCTGAAAATGCTTGATCTGAATGATATGATTGTTGCTCAGCTTAAGGAAAAAGATGTGATGTTCCCTGATGTTACCAAAGGTGTTCTTGTGCCTATGGTATGCTTCTTTTTGTCTCTGCCTGATATATTGCGgtctaaattttttatttttatttgaaattTATATTTTATTGCAGTAGGGTATGGATCGGGCTGGGTTGACTTCAAATACTTGCCTTTTAAGTTCTTAGATTTTTATTTTGTAGACAGATAATATGATAACTACGATTCCGAAAACTATATCATTACAATAAGTCAATAACAAtgcaatttttttaaataaaaggaGTAAATTACGCAAACATAAAATTGCacaatcaacctttatgttatacctaAACTGCACTTCATACCTCTCACTATGAAATCGGCCAaacccaacctttatgttcatgttttgctaCAGGGTCAACCTTTACCACTAACCTCATTTGTTTTCTTGATTAAATTGCctcacatgctttgcatgtgagggCCTTTTAGTCTTTTCAAATCCATATCTGTTGACTGAATGCATACAATGATACAAATACAATGAAACAAGAATGGAGACCTTTGTTTCAGCTAAAATCCAAATTTCTTCAGCAAAACACTTTCAAGTTTGAATAATGCaacaaaaataaagaaaaaaaagatTACAAAGCAACATCACTACACATTCGAATTACCCATTATTTATTGATCTTGCAAGCTCTATTTTTACAATGTAGAATTACTACATATTCGAATCAATAAATCAAACACAACATGACTTGACCCACATTCTACAATTTTAATCTGCGAAGCGCTGCTCTTCCGAATCATTCTAAACAATAAAGCCTGGTCATCAGACGGCCTCCGGTTCCTGGTGAGTACGGTTCAGGTGCTAAACGAGAGCAATGAATGCTTAAATTTGGTGTTTCTCTCTAGAATTAAACAAAATCTACAAACAGAATCGAATAATAACAAGAATTTTGAACTTCAAACCTTTAGATCCAAGATCGAATCATCATCCTCATATTGTCGATCAAATCCTCTTCTATCATCTGTGCCGGGATTTATAAAGTCTGATATATCTCTACTCCGGTGAAGGGTTCTCGGTGTTTTGTGGTGTTTCTCTCTCAAGAAAGGATGGATCTCTGCAGTTTTAGTGAGACAGCAGGAGGGTTTATTTGGGAAGATGGTGCAGCTTTTTAAAAAGGTGGGGAAAAGACTATAATACCCTTACATGCATTAAATATGGATTTGAAAAGACCAAAAAGCCCTCATATGCAAAGCATGTGAGGTAATTTAACCAAGAAAACAAATGAGGTTAGTGGTAAAGGTTGACCCTGTagtaaaacataaacataaatgtTAGGTTTGGCCACTTTGATAGTGAAAGGTATGAAGTGCAGTTTAGGTATAATATAAAGGTTAATTTGTGCAATTTTGTCTTACACAAATTGTCCtttatttatatactaaattGCACTCTTTATCCTTTGTCTCTATAAATCACGCAAAATGTCCTTTATTTTGTAAATTGTGCACGCTCTTTGTCCTTTAAGCTAACTAATGTTAACTTTCAATCATAGTTATCAAAGTcgttaggcgcactcaaggcgcatatgCCTCGCCTagggcctaggcgcaaagcgcaaaaaaaaGCGCGGGCCTGAGAAAAAAAAAGCGCACttaaatgaatatatatatatatatatataatgtatatgaTTGTATTAGTTTTATAGATACTGTTAATCtccaaatatatttttaaaactgaTATAATTAGATATTAAAATCATCAAACTAGCATCTAACAATTTAAAACCTTTAAGATAATTAGTGTAAAAGAAACTCTTAACCGATGTAGTTGTGTACTAACTtgtataaatatataatatattatatgcCTTCATTTTGCAATCTAGTATGCCTGAAAAAAACCCTATGacaaaattcatttaaaattaaaCACAATTCATTTAAAAGATGATAAAACAAATATAGAAAACCTCCATCTCTGCACTTTCTGCAACCCAGTCACTGATAAGTCACTGTTCACATATTAGACAACGCACAGCTACTTTTTACCAAGACACAAATGAATTGATACTATTTAAAAAGTCTGCCTTTTTATTTTCCTGTCTACCCCGTTCCATCTCTTCTTCCTCTCACTATCTCCTTCACAAACATGCAACTCTAGCCCCGGCAATCTGTAACATCACATAATTTATCCACCAGAGTAAATCTACTTCTTTCACCACCAGAAGTTAGCCGGAATGTGCAGAACTTTCGCCAAAATCTCGCCGGAATCTGAGAATCTCGCCGGAAATACGCCTGAACCATGGCTTAGAGAAAAGAGCAATTGATGCGCCTCGCCTGGAAATTGCGCCTAGGCGCACAAGGCGCTCGCTTTTGACAACTATGCTTTCAATTAACTTTAAGGTAAAATTACCAATTTGCCCAAATGACATAATTTGAAGTTTATTTATAAAAGATATAACCTGTAATTTACTTAAgttctttttttgttttgtttctttttattttaataaatttagCACTATTGTTTTATTGATTGCTTTAAAATTTTCTTAATTCATCAattaacaattttttttataaaatatatatttgattaTAGTTTATTTACTTTCATTTGTTTGATTAAActatttactttttatttttattttacaagtaatgtaattttttatattatgtttttACATAAACCGTTGTGTGATTGAGATATTTTTTATCACttttacatttattatatattatttgaaCGGAATTTACAATAAAATATGGAGAAAAATAAGCACGCCGGTCTCGCGTTACGACGGGTTAGTttaaacatagataaaaaaataTGCCGCAATGTTGTATTTTGAGATGAGCGTACGTCGGAGATATTATAAAAGTGTCAttacaaaatttcaaaattttatagaaaatcgTAGTTTAAACTTTAAAGTTTGAACCGACCTGTCGTAATGTGACCGATATGCTTAGTTTTCTCCATATTTTGGTGCAACTTTCGTTCGTAATATTTGTGAAAGTGATAAAAAATAACTTGATAACACCAATGGTTTATGtaaaacttggttttaaaaagtgaGAGAtgcacaaaagcgacgaggtctaaaaaTGAGGCGCAAAGCGCAAAGTGCAAAAGCGTtgggcttttcgtacccgaggcgcaagaagattatataaatttttatatatatcccataggtttttagcatCCCTTATCCAAAATATAGTTATAACTAAGGTTTATATATGTTTTTACCTATATGTACAAGCCAAAAAACCTATTGTCCAACACTTTCATGCATAAAAACAACATAACAACACCCAAAATACATAAGGTGCGCGCCTCAGAcatcaaaaacccaaaaaaatgcGCTTTTCTTGCGCTTTGTGGAAAAAGCGTGCCTCGGGTGCCATGAGGCTCTGAGACCTGCGCCTTAGTGCGCCTCGCGCCTAGGCACGCTTTTTAAAACCCAGATGTAAAACAtagtataaaaatttatattatttataaaataaaaaaaagtaaataattcaatcaaacaaatgaaaataaataaattataaatcgtatgtttttatataaaaataataattaatgaattacaatttaaaaaaaagtaaTTGATAAAACAATAGtgataaatttaataaaataaaaagaaaagaaatacaATAAAAGAACTTAAGTAAATTACAGATCATGTTCTTTATAAATAAACTTCAG contains the following coding sequences:
- the LOC110890460 gene encoding histone H2A.1, with product MESGKATKAAGGRKGAGERKKSVTKSVKAGLQFPVGRIARFLKKGRYAQRTGSGAPIYLAAVLEYLAAEVLELAGNAARDNKKTRINPRHLLLAVRNDEELGKLLAGVTIASGGVLPNINPVLLPKKSSSAAEAEKTPKSKKSPKKA
- the LOC110890458 gene encoding putative protease Do-like 14, encoding MRRILRNSSLFKDKSFIRLVALAAAGSGVAYGLGSDWSSRVSIQALPHYTFSPNSLFPSLAPSRYVNAPLSFSSVSSASEADVNKESPKPCCGCLGRDTIANAAARVGPAVVNLSVPKGFHGMTVGKSIGSGTIIDGDGTILTCAHVVVDFQGFTSSSKGKVDVTLQDGRSFEGTVVNADLHSDIAIVKINSKTPLPTAKLGSSSSLRPGDWVVALGCPLSLQNTITAGIVSCVDRKSSDLGLGGMRREYLQTDCAINAGNSGGPLVNIDGEVIGVNIMKVLAADGLSFSVPIDSVSKIIEHFKTKGRVVRPWLGLKMLDLNDMIVAQLKEKDVMFPDVTKGVLVPMVSPGSPAERAGFHPGDVVVEFEGKPVGSIKEVIEIMGDKVGKPINVVVKRAKNASVTLTVIPEEANPDM